A window from Ignavibacteriota bacterium encodes these proteins:
- a CDS encoding sigma-54-dependent Fis family transcriptional regulator, giving the protein MTIQLNPFKPILLVDDEIHFLSSAELVLNSNRFNNVETCSDSTKVLELLKSREYSLIALDINMPNISGKELLPKILENFPEMPVIIITAINDVENAVECMKLGAFDYLVKPIDDERLITSIKRGLYFSNVRNENLRLKESLFKDKLEFPEAFSHIITNSSKMISIFKYIEAISKTNLPVLVTGETGVGKELIAKAIHQISGREGELVSLNVAGVDDNLFSDTLFGHRKGAFTGAEKDRRGLIEQAESGSLFLDEIGDLSIESQVKLLRLLQDGKYYPLGSDVAKLSDARIIVATHKDLDKMKDEDSFRKDLYYRLKAHHVHIPPLRDRKEDIAILISHFLTIASETLNKKRPASPKELYTSLTNYAFPGNVRELEGIIFDAVSRHTSGILSLESIRKKTIGTEENIADKNVYDKNENFSNSIIFTSQFPTFKSAELLMIKEALKRSDNNQTIAAQLLGITRRALNNRIQRLKGKDEDIFD; this is encoded by the coding sequence ATGACAATTCAATTAAATCCGTTTAAGCCAATTTTACTTGTCGATGACGAAATTCATTTTCTTTCATCTGCGGAATTAGTTTTAAATTCAAATAGATTTAACAATGTTGAAACTTGCAGCGACAGCACAAAAGTTTTGGAATTGTTAAAATCAAGGGAATATTCTTTAATTGCACTTGATATAAATATGCCGAATATTTCAGGCAAAGAATTGCTTCCAAAAATTTTGGAAAATTTTCCCGAAATGCCTGTAATTATTATTACTGCAATTAATGATGTTGAAAACGCAGTTGAGTGCATGAAATTAGGCGCATTTGATTATTTAGTAAAACCGATTGATGACGAAAGATTAATTACTTCAATAAAAAGAGGTTTATATTTTTCAAACGTTAGAAATGAAAACTTGCGGTTAAAAGAATCTCTATTCAAAGATAAATTGGAATTTCCCGAAGCATTTTCTCATATAATTACAAACAGCTCAAAAATGATTTCAATATTTAAATATATTGAAGCAATTTCTAAAACGAATTTACCAGTTCTGGTTACCGGTGAAACCGGAGTTGGGAAAGAATTAATTGCAAAAGCAATTCACCAAATAAGCGGAAGAGAAGGAGAATTAGTTTCATTAAACGTTGCCGGAGTTGATGATAATTTATTTTCCGATACTTTATTCGGACACAGAAAAGGTGCTTTCACCGGCGCAGAAAAAGATAGACGCGGATTGATTGAACAAGCAGAAAGCGGAAGTTTATTTTTAGATGAAATCGGTGATTTAAGTATTGAATCGCAAGTAAAACTTTTACGCTTGCTTCAAGACGGCAAATATTATCCGCTTGGTTCTGATGTTGCTAAACTTTCCGATGCACGAATAATTGTAGCAACTCATAAAGATTTGGATAAAATGAAAGATGAAGATTCGTTTAGAAAGGATTTGTACTACAGATTAAAAGCACATCATGTTCATATTCCGCCTTTAAGAGATAGAAAAGAAGATATTGCAATTTTAATTAGTCACTTTTTAACAATTGCTTCAGAAACATTAAATAAAAAAAGACCAGCTTCGCCGAAGGAACTTTACACAAGTTTAACAAATTATGCTTTTCCGGGAAACGTAAGAGAATTGGAAGGAATTATTTTTGATGCTGTAAGCAGACACACTTCCGGAATTTTATCTTTAGAAAGTATTAGAAAAAAAACAATCGGGACCGAAGAAAATATTGCCGATAAAAATGTTTATGATAAGAATGAAAATTTTTCCAATTCAATAATTTTCACATCGCAATTTCCAACTTTTAAATCTGCTGAATTATTAATGATAAAAGAAGCTCTTAAAAGATCAGATAATAATCAAACAATAGCAGCACAACTTTTGGGAATTACAAGACGCGCATTGAATAATAGAATTCAAAGATTAAAAGGAAAAGATGAAGATATTTTTGATTAA
- a CDS encoding PAS domain-containing protein encodes MSNIKQDFKEERNKRLIKFLTDYIYNVRIENGEAVETFHGPGCYAVTGYKSSDYLKEPELWYNMVHDDDKENVLKQSQNALKGENVLPLEHRIIHRDGTIRWVKNSIVLQKDENDNVISYDGIVNDITKLKEAEEQNKIKSEQLIHADKMASLGILVSGIAHEINNPNNFIMLNINLLKKIWEDVKPILNQYYIENGDFALGGMSYKNFVEKIDKSYESILSGSDRIKKIIDNLTNYSKYPSKEYKKISINEVVEVAISITNNFITKSTNRFNVNYSKGFPLVWGSANRLEQVVINLINNACQSLTNVNQKISIKVYEESNKVIIEVEDEGEGIDEKDLKHIFDPFYTTKREKGGTGLGLSISYNIVKNHNGDFKIESAKGKGTKAKIYLPIYISSEGENL; translated from the coding sequence ATGAGCAATATTAAGCAAGATTTTAAAGAAGAAAGAAACAAAAGACTTATAAAGTTTTTAACAGACTACATCTACAATGTGAGAATTGAAAATGGTGAAGCTGTTGAAACATTTCATGGCCCGGGTTGTTATGCTGTAACGGGTTATAAATCATCAGATTATTTAAAGGAGCCGGAACTTTGGTACAACATGGTTCACGATGATGATAAAGAAAATGTTCTTAAACAATCGCAAAATGCATTAAAAGGTGAAAATGTTTTGCCCCTTGAACATAGAATTATTCACCGCGATGGAACAATCCGTTGGGTAAAAAATAGTATAGTTTTACAAAAAGATGAAAACGATAATGTTATTTCTTACGATGGAATTGTAAATGATATAACAAAATTAAAGGAAGCCGAAGAACAAAATAAAATTAAAAGCGAGCAATTAATTCATGCGGATAAAATGGCTTCTTTGGGAATTTTAGTTTCCGGAATTGCTCACGAAATTAATAATCCGAATAATTTTATTATGCTGAATATCAATTTGTTAAAAAAGATTTGGGAAGATGTAAAACCCATTCTTAATCAATACTACATTGAAAATGGCGATTTCGCTTTAGGCGGAATGTCATATAAAAATTTTGTTGAAAAAATTGATAAATCTTATGAATCAATCTTAAGCGGCTCGGATAGAATAAAAAAAATTATTGATAACCTTACAAATTATTCTAAATATCCTTCAAAAGAATATAAAAAAATTAGTATAAATGAAGTTGTTGAAGTTGCAATTTCCATCACAAATAATTTTATAACCAAATCAACAAATAGATTTAACGTAAATTATTCAAAAGGATTTCCTTTAGTTTGGGGAAGTGCAAACAGATTGGAGCAAGTTGTAATAAATTTAATAAATAATGCGTGTCAATCTTTAACCAATGTTAATCAAAAAATATCAATAAAAGTTTATGAAGAATCAAACAAAGTAATTATTGAAGTTGAAGATGAAGGCGAAGGAATAGATGAAAAAGATTTGAAACACATTTTTGATCCTTTTTATACTACAAAACGCGAAAAAGGCGGAACTGGCTTGGGTTTATCGATATCGTATAATATTGTAAAAAATCATAATGGTGATTTCAAAATAGAAAGTGCAAAAGGAAAGGGAACAAAAGCAAAAATTTATCTTCCGATTTATATAAGTTCTGAAGGAGAAAATTTATGA
- a CDS encoding bacterioferritin, with amino-acid sequence MHEKSIELLNKAVADELYAVHQYMYFHFHCDDQGYDLLAGLFIKTAIEEMGHVEKCAERILFLKGDVEMKAASEVKKIHDVKEMLKLAAKMEFESARDYNIWANECSQNADSATKQVFESLVLDEERHYDQYDTETENLEKFGQNYLALQSIERSKGRQTRPQAE; translated from the coding sequence ATGCACGAAAAAAGTATCGAATTATTAAACAAAGCCGTTGCCGATGAATTGTATGCAGTTCATCAATATATGTATTTTCATTTTCATTGCGATGATCAAGGATACGATCTTTTAGCTGGATTATTTATTAAAACTGCAATTGAAGAAATGGGACATGTTGAAAAATGTGCTGAAAGAATTTTATTCCTAAAAGGTGATGTGGAAATGAAAGCAGCGAGCGAAGTTAAAAAAATTCATGATGTAAAAGAAATGTTAAAACTTGCAGCGAAAATGGAATTTGAAAGCGCAAGAGATTATAATATTTGGGCAAATGAATGTTCACAAAATGCTGATTCAGCAACAAAACAAGTTTTTGAAAGTTTGGTTCTCGATGAAGAAAGACATTATGATCAATATGATACTGAAACAGAAAATTTAGAAAAATTTGGTCAAAATTATTTAGCGTTGCAGTCAATTGAACGAAGCAAGGGAAGACAAACCAGACCTCAAGCAGAATAA
- a CDS encoding PAS domain-containing sensor histidine kinase, with product MKKVATEITKDFAVLTEKYYTLEKQNKKIRKSLKEFADLFHNYNGSILIINEFGKILKTNQTAQNLYNYTSKEILSKSIFEICSEVESNKITEISNQPLSETLNSWESEHKTNNKNVLKVKVYAKKIKFKDQNCVMIIVHDVSENDNYNNVLENQKDLFMALMNNITDRIYFKDVNSKFILINKEMISNLQLKNADDAIGKCDHDFFDKKHADQALSDEKKVIRTKRAIISKFEKEKVQNSNKDYQWVNTTKVPIINKNGKVTGIVGISRNVTAIKNAENKVLKYAKELQYINAAKDKFFSILAHDLKNPFFSLLGYVELIQKNYNELSDTEKVELLNNISSISKNSYQLLENLLQWASTQSGRIEYRPKEIDLKNYVEYIVEFFTPIAQKKNIVILNNITDSIKAYVDSDMIRTVLRNLITNAIKFTPQDGKVSIDSLDTNNFFKITVSDSGCGLDKEHLNNLFRIDMNHKSIGTCNEEGTGLGLIICKEFIERNGGRISVKSKLGKGSKFSFTVPKQI from the coding sequence ATGAAAAAGGTCGCAACAGAAATTACAAAGGATTTTGCTGTACTAACTGAAAAATATTATACTCTTGAAAAGCAAAATAAAAAAATAAGAAAATCATTAAAAGAGTTTGCAGACCTTTTTCATAATTATAATGGTTCAATTCTTATAATTAACGAATTTGGAAAAATTCTAAAAACAAATCAAACCGCCCAAAATCTTTATAATTATACTTCTAAAGAAATTTTAAGTAAATCCATTTTTGAAATTTGTTCTGAAGTAGAAAGTAATAAAATAACAGAAATATCAAATCAACCACTAAGTGAAACACTTAATTCATGGGAATCTGAACACAAAACAAACAATAAAAATGTTTTGAAAGTTAAAGTATATGCAAAGAAAATAAAATTTAAAGACCAAAATTGTGTTATGATTATTGTGCATGATGTTTCTGAAAATGATAATTATAATAATGTATTGGAAAATCAAAAAGACTTATTTATGGCTTTAATGAATAACATTACTGATAGAATATATTTCAAAGATGTTAATTCAAAATTTATTTTAATTAATAAAGAAATGATTTCTAATCTTCAGTTAAAAAACGCTGATGACGCAATTGGTAAATGTGATCATGATTTTTTTGATAAAAAACATGCTGATCAAGCTCTATCAGACGAAAAAAAAGTAATTAGAACAAAACGCGCAATAATTTCAAAGTTTGAAAAAGAAAAGGTACAGAACTCAAATAAAGATTATCAATGGGTGAACACTACAAAAGTTCCAATTATAAATAAAAATGGTAAAGTTACCGGAATAGTTGGAATTTCAAGAAATGTTACTGCAATTAAAAATGCAGAAAATAAGGTTTTAAAATATGCAAAAGAATTACAGTACATTAACGCTGCAAAAGATAAATTCTTTTCTATACTTGCTCACGATCTTAAAAATCCATTTTTCTCATTATTAGGTTATGTTGAATTAATTCAAAAAAATTACAATGAACTTTCTGATACAGAAAAAGTTGAACTTCTAAATAATATTTCTAGTATTTCTAAAAATTCATATCAGCTTTTAGAAAATCTATTACAATGGGCAAGTACGCAAAGTGGAAGAATTGAATACAGACCAAAGGAAATTGATTTGAAAAACTATGTAGAATATATTGTTGAGTTTTTTACACCAATTGCTCAAAAGAAAAATATAGTGATATTGAATAATATTACCGATTCTATTAAAGCATATGTTGATTCTGATATGATTAGAACTGTTTTGAGAAATTTAATAACTAACGCAATTAAATTTACTCCACAAGACGGAAAAGTTTCTATTGATTCACTTGATACAAATAATTTTTTCAAAATAACTGTTTCTGATTCTGGATGTGGTTTAGATAAAGAACACCTAAATAATCTATTTCGTATTGACATGAACCACAAATCAATTGGAACATGTAATGAAGAAGGAACCGGACTTGGTTTAATTATCTGTAAGGAATTTATTGAAAGAAATGGCGGTCGTATAAGTGTTAAAAGCAAATTGGGTAAAGGCAGTAAATTTTCATTTACAGTACCAAAACAAATTTAA